The sequence below is a genomic window from Streptomyces sp. NBC_00289.
ACCTCAAGCTGCCCGAGCTGACCATGCTCCTGACCAGCGACCTCGCCGTCATGGACCACTGGGAGGGCTCGGTCCTGCTGATCGCCAACGCGATCAACCACAACGACCTCGACACGGGCGTCGACGAGGCGCACGCCGACGCGGTGGCCCGGCTCGACGCCATGGAGGCGGACCTGTCCCGTCCGGTCGCCCAGCCGCCCGCCGTGCTCCCGCCCTCCGAGCTGCCCGCCTACACGGCGCTGTGGGGCGGCCCCGACTTCCAGGCGGCCGTCGAGGACGTCAAGGAGCGCATCCGCGCGGGCGAGGCCTTCCAGGTCGTACCGTCGCAGCGGTTCGAGACACCGTGCACGGCGAGCGCGCTGGACGTCTACCGGGTCCTCAGGGCGACCAACCCCTCGCCCTACATGTACCTGTTCCGCTTCGAGGGCTTCGACGTCGTCGGCTCCTCCCCGGAAGCCCTGGTCAAGGTCGAGGACGGGCGGGCCATGGTCCACCCCATCGCCGGCACCCGGCACCGCGGGGCGACCCCGCAGGAGGACCAGGCCCTGGCCGACGAACTGCTCGCCGACCCCAAGGAACGCGCCGAGCACCTCATGCTCGTCGACCTCGGCCGCAACGACCTCGGACGGGTCTGCGAGCCCGGCTCGGTCGAGGTCGTCGACTTCATGTCGGTCGAGCGGTACTCCCACGTCATGCACATCGTGTCGACGGTGACGGGCCGGGTCGCGCGCGGCCGTACCGCCTTCGACGTGCTGACCGCCTGTTTCCCGGCCGGCACGCTCTCCGGTGCCCCCAAGCCCCGCGCGATGCAGATCATCGACGAACTCGAGCCGTCCCGGCGGGGGTTGTACGGCGGCTGCGTCGGCTACCTCGACTTCGCGGGCGACTCCGACACCGCCATCGCCATCCGCACGGCCCTGCTCCGGGACGGCACCGCCTACGTCCAGGCGGGTGCCGGCATCGTCGCCGACTCCGACCCGGTCGCCGAGGACACCGAGTGCCGCAACAAGGCGGCCGCGGTGCTCCGCGCGGTGCACACGGCCAATCGCCTGGGCGCGTAGGCCGCCCACCGTCCGGCGCTCGCACCACATTGGGGCGCTTATCACTCAACCCCGGGTGCCGCTTCGCCCGGGGTTCAGGCGATAGTGGACTACGTGACTGCCGTACCGCACCCTCGTTCCGAAGCCGCCCGGCCCGCCCCGGCCGGCCGCCGAA
It includes:
- a CDS encoding anthranilate synthase component I, yielding MDLETFRKLATDRRVIPVTRKLLADGDTPVGLYRKLAAERPGTFLLESAENGRTWSRYSFVGVRSAATLTARDGQAHWLGTPPVGVPAEGDPLVALRATIEALHTPHQEGMPPFTGGMVGYLGYDIVRRLEKIGPGERDDLKLPELTMLLTSDLAVMDHWEGSVLLIANAINHNDLDTGVDEAHADAVARLDAMEADLSRPVAQPPAVLPPSELPAYTALWGGPDFQAAVEDVKERIRAGEAFQVVPSQRFETPCTASALDVYRVLRATNPSPYMYLFRFEGFDVVGSSPEALVKVEDGRAMVHPIAGTRHRGATPQEDQALADELLADPKERAEHLMLVDLGRNDLGRVCEPGSVEVVDFMSVERYSHVMHIVSTVTGRVARGRTAFDVLTACFPAGTLSGAPKPRAMQIIDELEPSRRGLYGGCVGYLDFAGDSDTAIAIRTALLRDGTAYVQAGAGIVADSDPVAEDTECRNKAAAVLRAVHTANRLGA